The region TATACGTTATAGATAGATAtcacacattaaacatacaagaACAACTTATAACAACAAAGATTACACGAATATAAGGTGtatatatgtatgcatatgtgaACACACATATAGatatatagtagttattaataaCCCTTATTAGTTATATGCTTAAACGACCAAGGAAGTCAGTCCATAGACTACCAACATAAAACTGCCTGTTACGTTGTTGAAAATCAGTAATATTGACATTGCCATAAAACTCTGTAAGAACCACAGTCCTTAAGATGTTACCAGTTGCATTGATTTTTATTCCTATTGGAACCATGTTTAAAGTAGCAGTTGCACTTGAAGACCCATTTGTTGTAGTATTGCTTTTCATGTTCACAGCCACCCAGAAATCTCCTAATAGGGTCTTCTTAATATTAACAGGTCTTCCTTGAAAAGTGATTAAAACTTCAGAAGTCAAAGCTTTGGGACCTGTCAGCCAAAACTTCTGAATTCTCTGAGCTATGAACTCAGACACTAGCACGAATGATCCATCTGTACTTACCGATGTGCCACCTGCCCCTGAAAGGTCTTTTAGTAACACTgtaacttgttgggtattaggATCATATTTTAGTAATCTTCCAGTTGCATCACCAGCATCGATTGCCACTTGAATTTGGCTACATCAAGTAATTATATGTAATACACTTGTTAATTATaccatatatatgcatatatatatatttcagttATATATGTGCactattagttttttttttttttttttgcaagaaGTACACTATTAGTTTTTATTACTTTTGTATATATTGTTATCTTTAGTAGTTATTTTTGTCAATCTTTGAATTGATaatattagttaaaaaaaattgtacgACTGGATTTTTCGATCCTTGGCACTTTTTCTTTCCAACATTTCATTAAGCTTAATTATGTGGTGAACTTCTCTGTATCAAAATTGTTACAATTTACAATTACGGtgatataattttgaaatttcaAATGAGTAAGATATTAAAGGAAAAATACgaaatacatagaaatataaAAACTCTTTATTTATTAATCAATTTATAGTTATGTTTTTGTTGTATATACAATTTTAATTatctttaaaataaatatatatatatataggtcaaagatattatgtaattaactaTACTGTATAATTATTGTATCAAATCAACAAAATGATGTATCAAATGGAGAACATAATTATGATTTGATATATAAAAAAATCTGTGAATTTAAATGccatcatttatatatatatataaatatatattattattgaataCGCCaaccatctatatatatatatatatacattaggTGGAAGCAACGTACAATGCATTTATGCTTAGTTataaaattgtaaatattatctataattttaataaaaactagcttactgttatttaaatatatatataatagaatgaattatagttttataatatatataaatatttttatcaataatctctatatatatgacatctaaacacaatatatatatacacatgactacatgatatatatatatataatacactaatatttaaaatgaaattaataatagaaataaaataataatagaaaaagtaatAGTTTAGAGAGTAGTATGCatgaatatattatttttagtttctaatatatctcacAATGTTCTTTGGTGAATTTAACGAAGAAAAAGAActcaaatcacttgataaaaaataaactatcacacaaatttataagataaaaaaataatatatatgcctctattatttttaaataaatatgatttaattatttaaattatcataaaatatctttaaaatatcatagtttaatttatttatttatttatttttatttaaattgatgtttgttctagtttttgaatttgacaacaaaagattatgtatattatatatttaatataatattaagtttaaatttaagattaattaaattttatttaagttataaaatatatagttttcttatttttaaataattactattgtaaaatatcttattttaatttttttttaattatttatttatttaattttaagtcaGTTTTACAATCTaccaatctaccgttaaatatataacaatatttctaaaaaaaataaaataaaataaaaactgttaaaactaaaaatttctattatatactatatatatatatatatatatatctaacttttaactTTAAATATCCTTCCAAAAAGATGGTGTTATAATGAAATGATTCTATCTTATGTATTTATATGTATTAAATCTTTGTAGTTATTAATTATATCTTTATTTTGGgtcttaattatatatataaaagtaataCTTttggatttgaaaaaaaaaagtaagacctttgggaatattgagaactAGCATCAGTAAAGTATACAACCCCATTAGATTGATCAACATCCAAACCAGTAGGTAATTTGAAGGGCACCCCTTCTACAGCAGAGGCGATTGTGGTTGCAAGTCCTCCATTAGGACCAACCACAAGGAATCCTTTATAAGCATCTGCAACATAAAGTTGCTTTGTGTTAAGGTTGAACCCTATACCCATTGGCCTCCCACATGTAGGCCCCAAATCAGGTCTATTGATTCCAATTCCATCACATTCTTCCTTTGACCtgaattaataattttaattatcgATGATATGCATCACGTAATAACAAGATTCAAGTGAATCACTACGTgccaataatattattatatagatattaatatatctatatatagtgAATGAATTCAGATTAGTTATATATAAAACGAAAATTATCtaggaaaataaaaaattacctATTGGGGACAGTGAAGGCATAATCTACAAACCCATTAGCTCCATCATATTTGATAATTCTACCATCAGATATACCTGTATAATAGGGTTCTTCACCGTATTTGGAGTCAAAAGTTATACTTTCAGGACCTACCGAAGTTGATGGCAAATCTACCTTGGTAAAATTAAAGTTAGGTTGGGAAAGAACTATGGTtggaaaagagaagagaaagataATGACAATTATGGAAACCATGTTATACTTTGTTTTTTACTTCGAAAGGTAGTGAAGAACTAGGCAGTAATGCCTTTTTATTTATAGGCACTTCAAGATTAGGTAAGACTAATTTGTCTCATTATATCTATATCTACATCTATGATACATGACTAACGGGaatgattaaaaaaaatgataagatACGCCatctttattaattaatgaataaatatgatttttgccCTGAACTATTACCACCGTCACATTGTGCTTCTTGAATATTTGGTGTTGTTAAATATTTCCCTAAATTATGCACGTTACTGAGTTGTGAGACTTCTGTTAGCTTTCATCCTATGTGGCTAACAGAGAGCAAATTTAACATTTTGGATACTGGCGTGGCAGTGTCACGTCAGTCACACGtgtataattcaaatttaaaaattaatatttaaaaaatcattttaaagattaaatataacaaaatattaattcaaaaattatataatctattttcttattaaaaaatatattttttttacttctttttttttcctcttttcttttttctttctgcCCCACTCCTCAACTTTGACTTCTCCTTCTTCATTTTCTAAGTTTTCTTTTTCAGGTATTCGTGATCAGCGAGGTTTGGGGTCAGCGACGAGATTGCTGGCTTGGGATTGGGGACT is a window of Humulus lupulus chromosome 4, drHumLupu1.1, whole genome shotgun sequence DNA encoding:
- the LOC133830813 gene encoding protein STRICTOSIDINE SYNTHASE-LIKE 12-like yields the protein MVSIIVIIFLFSFPTIVLSQPNFNFTKVDLPSTSVGPESITFDSKYGEEPYYTGISDGRIIKYDGANGFVDYAFTVPNRSKEECDGIGINRPDLGPTCGRPMGIGFNLNTKQLYVADAYKGFLVVGPNGGLATTIASAVEGVPFKLPTGLDVDQSNGVVYFTDASSQYSQSQIQVAIDAGDATGRLLKYDPNTQQVTVLLKDLSGAGGTSVSTDGSFVLVSEFIAQRIQKFWLTGPKALTSEVLITFQGRPVNIKKTLLGDFWVAVNMKSNTTTNGSSSATATLNMVPIGIKINATGNILRTVVLTEFYGNVNITDFQQRNRQFYVGSLWTDFLGRLSI